From a single Lactococcus carnosus genomic region:
- the thrS gene encoding threonine--tRNA ligase produces MINITFPDGAVKTFDSGVTTVEVAAAISKSLSKKALAGKFNGKLIDTTREITEDGTIEIVTADHEDALPLLRHSAAHLFAQAARRLFPDIHLGVGPSIQDGFYYDTDNAAGQISNDDLPRIEEEMMKIVKENLPSIRREVSKAEAQDIFANDPYKLELIEEHNEDEGGLTIYSQGEYTDLCRGPHVPTTGRIQIFKLLNVAGAYWRGNSDNAMMQRIYGTAWFDKKDLKAYLTMREEAKERDHRKLGRELDLFMVNPEVGSGLPFWLPNGATIRRTIERYIVDKEITRGYQHVYTPIMASVEFYKTSGHWDHYHEDMFPPMDMGEGEQLVLRPMNCPHHIEVYKNDVHSYRELPIRIAELGMMHRYEKSGALSGLQRVREMTLNDGHIFVRPDQIKDEFKRALQLMTDVYEDFNVTDYRFRLSYRDPKDTEKYFDNDEMWDNAQIMLKAAMDELELDYFEAEGEAAFYGPKLDVQVKTALGNEETLSTIQLDFLLPERFELEYVGADGEGHRPVMVHRGIVSTMERFVAYLTEVYKGAFPTWLAPTQVTVIPVSNDVHVDYAWQVADALKNAGIRVNVDERNEKMQYKIRQSQTNKIPYQIIVGDKEQADNSVNVRRYGSKATEEASLTAFVADILKDVANYSRVAK; encoded by the coding sequence ATGATTAACATTACATTCCCAGATGGCGCTGTAAAAACTTTTGACAGTGGTGTGACAACTGTTGAGGTTGCCGCAGCTATCAGCAAGTCTTTATCTAAAAAGGCACTTGCCGGTAAATTTAACGGTAAACTGATTGATACAACACGCGAGATTACTGAAGATGGCACGATTGAAATCGTGACTGCTGATCATGAAGATGCCTTGCCGTTATTGCGTCATTCAGCTGCTCATCTATTTGCCCAAGCGGCACGTCGTCTATTCCCAGATATTCATCTAGGCGTAGGTCCATCGATCCAAGACGGCTTTTATTATGATACTGATAATGCTGCTGGTCAGATTTCAAATGATGATCTACCAAGGATTGAAGAAGAGATGATGAAAATCGTCAAAGAAAATCTACCTTCTATTCGTCGTGAAGTGAGTAAAGCCGAAGCGCAAGATATTTTTGCTAATGATCCTTACAAACTAGAACTCATCGAAGAGCATAATGAAGATGAGGGTGGCTTGACGATTTATAGTCAAGGAGAATATACTGACCTATGTCGTGGGCCTCATGTGCCAACAACAGGCCGAATTCAAATTTTCAAATTGCTAAACGTTGCGGGTGCTTATTGGCGTGGTAATAGTGACAATGCGATGATGCAAAGGATTTATGGGACAGCTTGGTTTGATAAAAAAGACCTTAAAGCTTATCTGACAATGCGTGAAGAAGCCAAAGAACGTGACCATCGTAAACTTGGTCGTGAACTGGATCTCTTCATGGTGAATCCTGAAGTCGGCTCTGGCCTACCATTTTGGTTGCCAAATGGGGCAACTATTCGCCGTACTATCGAACGTTATATCGTTGATAAAGAAATCACGCGCGGTTACCAACATGTTTATACACCAATCATGGCAAGTGTTGAGTTTTATAAAACTTCTGGTCACTGGGATCACTATCATGAGGATATGTTCCCGCCAATGGATATGGGCGAAGGTGAGCAACTTGTCTTACGTCCGATGAACTGCCCACATCATATTGAAGTCTACAAAAACGATGTGCATTCTTACCGTGAATTACCAATCAGGATAGCTGAGCTTGGTATGATGCACCGTTATGAAAAATCAGGTGCCCTTTCAGGTCTTCAACGTGTCCGTGAAATGACACTCAATGATGGCCACATTTTTGTTCGTCCTGATCAAATCAAAGATGAGTTCAAGCGTGCGTTACAGTTAATGACAGATGTTTATGAAGACTTTAATGTCACTGATTATCGTTTCCGTCTCAGCTACCGTGATCCTAAGGATACTGAAAAGTACTTTGACAATGATGAGATGTGGGATAATGCCCAAATCATGCTTAAAGCAGCGATGGATGAACTGGAACTGGACTATTTTGAAGCAGAAGGCGAAGCAGCTTTCTACGGACCAAAACTAGATGTTCAAGTTAAAACAGCACTGGGTAATGAAGAAACACTGTCAACAATTCAGTTGGATTTCTTATTACCAGAACGCTTTGAATTAGAGTACGTTGGTGCTGATGGCGAAGGTCATCGTCCTGTCATGGTTCACCGTGGTATCGTCTCTACGATGGAACGATTCGTTGCCTACTTGACTGAAGTCTATAAAGGTGCCTTCCCAACTTGGCTTGCCCCAACACAAGTGACAGTCATCCCTGTATCAAATGATGTCCATGTTGATTATGCTTGGCAAGTTGCTGATGCCCTTAAAAATGCAGGTATCCGTGTTAATGTTGATGAGAGAAATGAAAAAATGCAATATAAGATTCGTCAATCGCAAACTAATAAAATTCCTTACCAAATTATTGTTGGGGATAAAGAACAAGCTGATAACTCTGTCAATGTTCGCCGTTACGGTAGCAAGGCAACAGAAGAAGCAAGCTTGACAGCATTTGTAGCGGACATCTTAAAAGATGTTGCTAATTACTCACGCGTCGCTAAATAA
- a CDS encoding ABC transporter permease/substrate binding protein, producing MFNLLTSQLPISNWASNCVDWLTEHFAGFFNLIQQGGNALMDAMTNGLVAIPMFLVIAGLFVIAVATSPKKWGFPIFTLLGLLLIANQGLWEDLMSTMTLVIMSALISLIIGVPLGILMAKSDRTQAIVQPILDFMQTMPGFVYLIPAVAFFGIGVVPGVFASIIFALPPVVRMTNLGIRQVSTSLVEAADSFGSTTWQKLIKLELPSAKNTILAGANQTIMLALSMVVTASMIGAPGLGRGVLSAVQHADVGAGFVNGIALVILAIIIDRFAQKLNTKPGQKSAGNKTRRWLVLISLLVMIGGGIVNSFSQASESNKKISLGYVQWDSEVASTTVLGQALKAHGYNVTLTPLDNAVLWQSVANKQVDASLSAWLPNTHGALLKKYQDKLTVVGTNLTGVKTGLVVPDYMSVKSISDLTDQANKTITGIEPGAGIMATTADMMKVYPNLKDWNLQVSSSGAMVSALDKAYRNKEDIVLTGWSPHWMFSKYKLKYLEDPQKAMGEKEAIKTIACKNLKSDDPDTYKILEKFKWTSDDMEGVMLDIQAGMKPTDAADKWIKANQKTVDSWFKN from the coding sequence ATGTTTAACCTACTCACAAGCCAATTACCGATTAGTAATTGGGCATCTAATTGTGTTGATTGGCTGACGGAACACTTTGCAGGGTTCTTTAATTTGATTCAACAAGGTGGGAATGCCTTGATGGACGCGATGACCAATGGTCTCGTTGCCATCCCGATGTTTCTCGTAATTGCCGGCTTATTTGTCATTGCTGTCGCAACGTCACCTAAAAAATGGGGCTTTCCTATTTTTACCTTACTTGGCTTATTATTAATTGCTAACCAAGGTCTATGGGAAGATTTGATGAGCACGATGACGCTTGTTATTATGTCAGCCTTAATTTCACTCATCATTGGGGTACCACTTGGTATCTTGATGGCTAAGTCTGATCGGACACAAGCGATTGTACAACCGATATTAGACTTTATGCAAACAATGCCCGGATTTGTTTATTTGATTCCAGCAGTCGCCTTTTTCGGTATCGGTGTTGTACCAGGGGTATTTGCCTCTATCATATTTGCCTTACCACCAGTTGTTAGGATGACAAATCTTGGCATTCGCCAAGTGTCTACTTCTTTAGTAGAGGCAGCAGACTCATTTGGGTCTACAACATGGCAAAAATTAATTAAACTTGAGTTACCTAGTGCCAAAAATACCATTTTGGCAGGTGCTAATCAAACAATCATGTTAGCACTATCTATGGTTGTCACAGCAAGTATGATCGGTGCACCAGGACTTGGTCGAGGTGTCTTATCTGCTGTGCAACATGCGGATGTTGGTGCAGGCTTCGTAAATGGTATTGCGCTCGTTATTTTAGCCATTATCATTGACCGTTTTGCCCAAAAGCTCAACACGAAACCTGGTCAAAAATCAGCAGGTAATAAAACCAGACGTTGGTTAGTCCTCATTAGTTTACTTGTCATGATTGGTGGCGGTATCGTTAACTCATTTTCACAGGCTAGTGAAAGTAACAAAAAAATTAGTTTAGGCTATGTACAATGGGACTCAGAAGTCGCGAGTACAACTGTCCTAGGTCAAGCCTTAAAAGCACACGGCTATAATGTCACCTTGACACCATTAGATAATGCTGTACTGTGGCAATCAGTGGCAAATAAACAGGTAGATGCCTCTTTATCAGCCTGGTTACCCAATACACATGGGGCGCTGTTAAAAAAATATCAAGATAAGCTGACTGTAGTAGGCACCAACTTGACTGGTGTTAAAACGGGTCTCGTGGTACCAGATTATATGTCAGTTAAATCTATCTCTGATTTGACAGATCAAGCCAATAAAACCATAACAGGGATCGAACCTGGTGCAGGTATTATGGCGACGACAGCTGATATGATGAAAGTCTATCCAAATCTGAAAGACTGGAACCTGCAAGTATCCTCTAGTGGTGCCATGGTATCTGCCCTTGATAAAGCCTATAGAAACAAAGAAGATATTGTGCTGACTGGTTGGTCACCACACTGGATGTTTAGTAAGTATAAACTTAAGTACTTAGAAGATCCCCAAAAGGCGATGGGAGAAAAAGAAGCGATTAAAACGATTGCTTGTAAAAACTTGAAGTCAGATGATCCTGACACCTATAAGATTTTAGAGAAATTTAAGTGGACATCAGATGATATGGAAGGTGTTATGCTAGATATCCAAGCTGGTATGAAGCCAACTGATGCAGCTGATAAGTGGATCAAGGCCAATCAAAAAACAGTTGATAGCTGGTTCAAAAATTAA
- a CDS encoding metal ABC transporter solute-binding protein, Zn/Mn family yields the protein MLKKLIMTLIPLSLLLGGVLYFTSHREITKQATGNKLRVVTTNSILEDMVRQVAGDKVSLHSIVRRGVDPHEYDPKPADISAATQADVLFHNGLNLETGGSGWFTKLIKTAHKTEGEQVFTASQAVTPMYLSTNTSETDPHAWLDLGNGIKYILTITEVLKSKDPKHEDYYQKRSDVYVKKLKTLDATAKEKFLDIPEKQRLLVTSEGAFKYFSQAYHVTPAYIWEINTESQGTPEQLSQVLKKIKASDVKGLFVETSVSKKSMTQVAKETGLTIKSTIFTDSLAKQGEPGDTYYDMMQWNLDKIYQGLKGE from the coding sequence ATGTTAAAAAAACTCATCATGACCCTTATCCCGCTTTCGCTTCTCTTGGGTGGCGTACTCTATTTTACAAGCCATCGGGAGATAACCAAACAAGCAACTGGCAACAAGTTAAGGGTTGTCACAACCAATTCGATTTTAGAGGATATGGTTAGGCAGGTTGCTGGAGATAAGGTGTCGCTCCACAGTATCGTAAGGCGGGGTGTTGACCCGCATGAATATGACCCAAAACCTGCTGATATTTCAGCAGCAACACAAGCTGATGTTCTCTTTCATAATGGCTTAAACCTAGAGACAGGTGGTAGCGGTTGGTTCACAAAACTAATCAAAACAGCGCATAAAACCGAAGGGGAGCAGGTTTTTACAGCAAGTCAGGCCGTCACACCGATGTATCTGAGCACCAATACCTCAGAAACCGATCCACATGCCTGGCTTGATTTGGGCAATGGGATTAAGTATATACTGACCATAACTGAGGTGTTAAAAAGCAAGGACCCTAAACATGAAGACTACTATCAAAAACGCTCAGATGTCTATGTCAAAAAACTTAAAACATTAGATGCGACTGCTAAAGAAAAATTCTTAGATATCCCAGAAAAACAACGACTACTCGTGACATCAGAAGGGGCCTTTAAATACTTTTCACAAGCCTATCATGTGACACCAGCTTATATCTGGGAGATCAATACAGAATCGCAAGGCACACCCGAACAACTATCCCAAGTCCTAAAAAAAATTAAGGCATCAGACGTAAAAGGGCTATTTGTCGAAACGTCTGTCTCAAAAAAATCGATGACGCAGGTCGCTAAGGAAACTGGCTTAACGATCAAATCAACCATTTTTACAGACTCTCTTGCTAAGCAAGGTGAGCCAGGTGATACTTACTATGATATGATGCAATGGAACCTGGATAAGATTTATCAGGGACTTAAAGGAGAATAG
- a CDS encoding metal ABC transporter permease, with the protein MTSISQFISALSQYNFLQTALITAILVGVMSGIIGSFIILRGMSLMGDAISHAVLPGVAVAYMLGINLLFGASVFGILAAMLIGYVASHSKLKSDTAIGIVFSAFYALGFILISLAESASNLHHILFGNVLAVSDGDLITTTCVLIVVILFIVLFYKELLITSFDTTFAQTYGLKTQAIHYALMLILTLVTVSSLQTVGIILVVAMLITPAATAFLWTDKLHVMLVYSGVFGAVAALVGLFISYTFNLASGPAIVLVAAILFGISFLVSPKQGILFKVNLSNHH; encoded by the coding sequence ATGACGAGTATTAGCCAATTTATTTCAGCTTTGTCCCAATATAATTTCCTACAAACTGCCCTGATTACGGCTATATTAGTCGGGGTCATGAGCGGTATTATTGGTAGCTTCATCATTTTAAGAGGTATGTCTCTGATGGGAGATGCCATATCGCATGCGGTCTTACCAGGTGTGGCGGTTGCCTATATGCTAGGGATCAACCTGCTTTTCGGTGCATCGGTCTTTGGTATTTTAGCGGCCATGCTGATTGGCTATGTGGCTAGCCATAGTAAACTTAAAAGTGATACAGCGATTGGCATTGTCTTTAGTGCCTTCTATGCGTTAGGCTTTATCTTGATTTCTCTCGCAGAAAGTGCAAGTAACTTACACCATATTTTATTTGGTAATGTTTTAGCTGTCAGTGATGGAGACTTGATCACGACCACTTGTGTGTTAATTGTCGTCATCTTATTTATCGTCTTGTTTTATAAAGAATTACTGATCACGTCGTTTGATACGACCTTTGCACAGACTTATGGTTTGAAAACACAAGCCATTCACTATGCCTTGATGCTGATACTGACTTTGGTAACGGTGTCTTCGCTGCAAACCGTTGGGATAATCCTTGTTGTTGCCATGCTCATCACGCCAGCAGCTACTGCCTTTTTATGGACAGATAAATTACATGTCATGCTGGTTTATTCAGGTGTATTTGGCGCTGTTGCTGCGCTTGTCGGTCTATTTATCAGTTACACTTTTAACCTAGCATCGGGACCGGCTATTGTCCTTGTCGCAGCCATCCTGTTTGGTATTTCATTTCTAGTATCACCTAAGCAAGGCATCTTGTTTAAAGTGAACCTGTCAAATCATCATTAG
- a CDS encoding Nramp family divalent metal transporter → MKKHKKFIAYVNGPSLAEINGTVDIPKSNSFWKNIIAFSGPGALVAVGYMDPGNWITSIGGGAEYGYLLLSVVLISSLIAMLLQYMASKLGIVTGLDLAQATRQHTGKKLGFVLWVITEFAIMATDIAEVGGGAIALNLLFGLPIIWGVILTVFDVLLLLFLMKLGFRKIEAIVITLITVIMVVFMYEVAISNPALAELAKGFVPQKQILNRGQLTMALGIVGATVMPHNLYLHSSIAQSRNYNRQDEDDVARAVRFSTWDSNIQLTIAFIINTLLLVLGAAMFFGRGEGLGTFTSLYNALQDNKLAGAVASPLLSTLFAVALLASGQNSTITGTLSGQIVMEGFINLKIPTWARRLITRVISVIPVLIAAVYYHGSEGGLDDLMVKSQVFLSIALPVSMIPLVYFTSSEKIMGKRFKNKKIIAGLGWFAAIALTVLNIKLIIDMF, encoded by the coding sequence ATGAAGAAGCATAAGAAGTTTATCGCCTATGTTAATGGGCCAAGTTTAGCTGAAATAAATGGGACGGTAGACATCCCCAAAAGTAATAGCTTTTGGAAAAATATTATAGCTTTCTCAGGGCCGGGCGCCTTGGTAGCAGTAGGCTATATGGATCCAGGTAACTGGATTACCTCGATTGGTGGTGGGGCTGAATATGGCTATCTCCTTTTATCAGTTGTCTTAATTTCAAGTTTGATCGCCATGTTATTACAGTATATGGCATCAAAACTAGGGATTGTAACTGGCTTAGATTTGGCACAAGCAACACGGCAACATACCGGAAAAAAACTTGGCTTTGTCCTTTGGGTGATTACGGAATTTGCGATTATGGCAACAGATATCGCAGAAGTCGGTGGTGGGGCGATTGCCTTGAACTTATTATTTGGTCTACCGATTATCTGGGGGGTTATCCTGACGGTATTTGACGTCTTACTCTTATTATTTTTGATGAAATTAGGCTTTCGTAAAATCGAAGCGATTGTCATCACCCTAATTACAGTGATCATGGTCGTCTTTATGTATGAAGTCGCGATTTCAAATCCAGCACTTGCAGAACTAGCTAAAGGCTTTGTGCCACAAAAACAAATTTTAAATAGAGGGCAGTTAACCATGGCGCTGGGTATCGTTGGTGCGACTGTTATGCCACATAATCTCTATCTGCACTCCTCTATCGCCCAGTCACGTAACTACAATCGACAAGATGAAGATGATGTGGCGCGTGCTGTTCGTTTCTCGACTTGGGATTCAAATATTCAATTAACGATTGCCTTTATCATCAATACCCTACTCCTCGTTTTAGGAGCGGCCATGTTCTTTGGTCGTGGTGAAGGCTTAGGCACCTTTACGTCTTTGTATAATGCCTTACAAGATAATAAATTAGCAGGTGCAGTTGCAAGTCCGCTCCTTTCAACCTTATTTGCAGTCGCACTTTTAGCATCAGGCCAAAACTCAACGATTACAGGGACACTTTCAGGTCAAATCGTGATGGAAGGCTTTATTAATCTGAAGATACCAACATGGGCACGTCGCTTAATCACACGTGTGATTTCTGTGATCCCTGTCTTAATCGCAGCCGTTTATTATCATGGTAGTGAAGGTGGTTTGGATGATTTGATGGTCAAATCTCAAGTCTTTCTATCCATAGCCCTTCCTGTTTCGATGATTCCACTCGTTTATTTCACCTCTAGTGAGAAAATAATGGGGAAACGGTTTAAAAATAAAAAAATCATCGCTGGTTTAGGGTGGTTTGCAGCTATTGCTTTAACCGTCCTCAATATTAAGCTGATTATCGATATGTTCTAG
- a CDS encoding metal ABC transporter ATP-binding protein, with translation MFKIDKLTVAYQGELILNQLSIAFQKGKITGIIGPNGAGKSTLIKGALGLTSSKSGQASLDGKPLNKLKEKIAYVEQRAAVDLTFPISVFDVVLTGTYPKLGLFKSPGVAEKQATLAALEQVDLLAFKDRQIGSLSGGQLQRVFVARAIVQDAEIVILDEPFVGIDMASEQSIMSILKRWCTKGKTIIVVNHDLNKVTQYFDDLIIMNRGIVANGPVGETYTKANIQKAFSSDFGDLLFEQDDRQMQEGGAHDEY, from the coding sequence ATGTTTAAAATAGATAAATTGACCGTCGCATATCAAGGCGAGCTGATTTTGAATCAGCTATCTATTGCCTTTCAAAAAGGGAAAATTACGGGTATCATTGGGCCAAATGGCGCTGGTAAATCAACCTTGATTAAGGGTGCACTTGGTCTAACCTCAAGTAAAAGTGGGCAAGCCTCTCTAGATGGCAAACCGCTCAACAAACTCAAAGAGAAGATTGCCTATGTTGAGCAGCGTGCTGCTGTTGATTTAACCTTTCCAATCAGTGTATTTGACGTGGTATTGACAGGCACCTATCCTAAGCTAGGTCTCTTTAAAAGTCCAGGAGTGGCTGAGAAACAAGCGACACTTGCTGCGCTTGAGCAAGTGGACCTGCTTGCCTTTAAAGACCGGCAGATTGGTAGCTTATCAGGTGGCCAATTACAGCGTGTGTTTGTTGCGCGTGCCATTGTCCAGGATGCGGAGATAGTCATCTTAGATGAACCATTTGTCGGCATCGATATGGCAAGTGAGCAAAGCATTATGTCGATTTTAAAAAGATGGTGTACTAAAGGTAAGACGATCATCGTGGTTAATCATGATTTAAACAAGGTCACACAGTATTTTGATGATCTGATCATCATGAACCGTGGTATCGTGGCAAATGGTCCAGTAGGTGAGACTTATACTAAGGCAAATATCCAAAAGGCCTTTAGTTCTGATTTTGGTGATCTCTTATTTGAACAGGATGACCGTCAAATGCAAGAGGGAGGCGCCCATGACGAGTATTAG
- a CDS encoding metal-dependent transcriptional regulator → MDEFSKTEQDYLKAIYQLQDKTKGLVGITDIANYLKVAAPSATEMIKRLAKKELVEHKKYYGVSLKPEGYQEARFILKSHRVWETFLVEQAGYQIDEVHEEAENLEHASSKRLVERLYTLMNFPKTDPHGSEIPSERFWKGDLITLDLSQAKLEHRYEVVAISEEVVAFLSQLALEQPKFITVISYLADASVIVKTDDGMRFVIPSFQKNSWQLAYYSN, encoded by the coding sequence ATGGACGAATTCTCAAAAACAGAACAAGATTATTTAAAAGCAATTTATCAGTTACAGGATAAGACAAAAGGCCTAGTTGGTATCACTGATATTGCAAACTACCTCAAGGTTGCAGCACCAAGTGCGACAGAAATGATTAAGCGTTTGGCTAAAAAAGAGTTAGTAGAGCACAAAAAATATTATGGTGTGTCTTTAAAACCTGAAGGCTATCAAGAAGCAAGATTTATTCTTAAATCTCACCGGGTTTGGGAAACTTTTTTGGTTGAGCAAGCTGGTTATCAGATAGACGAGGTACATGAAGAAGCCGAAAATTTAGAACATGCCTCATCTAAAAGACTCGTTGAGCGTTTATATACCCTCATGAATTTTCCAAAGACTGATCCTCATGGGTCAGAAATTCCATCAGAACGCTTCTGGAAAGGCGATTTAATCACACTTGACTTAAGTCAAGCCAAGCTTGAACATCGCTATGAAGTCGTCGCTATTTCTGAAGAAGTTGTCGCATTCCTAAGTCAACTCGCGCTCGAACAACCTAAATTTATTACGGTTATCTCATATTTAGCTGATGCATCAGTTATCGTCAAGACAGATGATGGGATGCGGTTTGTCATCCCGAGTTTTCAAAAAAACAGTTGGCAATTAGCCTACTATAGTAATTAG